A genomic window from Bradyrhizobium lupini includes:
- a CDS encoding NepR family anti-sigma factor produces the protein MKDLKSQASKSTTPGKGGLTPEIQSRIGHQLRAMYDDVVRQGVPDRFAELIKKLDAPGATPQVENGGGSNDNNGRD, from the coding sequence ATGAAAGATCTCAAGTCTCAAGCCAGCAAAAGCACGACCCCCGGCAAGGGAGGGCTCACTCCGGAGATCCAGTCCCGGATCGGGCACCAGCTGCGCGCCATGTACGACGACGTGGTGCGGCAGGGGGTTCCGGACCGGTTCGCGGAACTGATCAAGAAACTTGATGCGCCGGGAGCGACCCCCCAAGTGGAAAATGGTGGCGGCTCTAACGACAACAATGGGAGGGATTGA
- a CDS encoding nuclear transport factor 2 family protein, translating to MDQQLLDRLAIRDLVENWAVWRDAGDWERFATVWHEEGWMSATWFQGPARDFMRVSQEGFAKGVRILHFLGGCSIDLEGARAIAQTKMTISQRAPVHDVPCDVVCTGRFYDFLEKRQGKWGIVRRQPIYEKDRIDPVDPSATLQLDQKALAALPEGYRHLAYMQELIGYKVKRDMPGLTGPEVEKLYAEGREWLAGKAN from the coding sequence ATGGACCAGCAACTCCTCGATCGCCTCGCCATCCGCGACCTCGTCGAGAACTGGGCGGTGTGGCGCGATGCCGGCGATTGGGAGCGCTTTGCCACCGTCTGGCACGAGGAAGGCTGGATGTCCGCCACCTGGTTTCAGGGGCCGGCGCGGGATTTCATGCGGGTCAGCCAGGAGGGGTTCGCCAAGGGCGTGCGCATCCTGCATTTCCTCGGTGGCTGCAGCATCGATCTCGAGGGGGCGCGCGCCATCGCGCAGACCAAGATGACCATCTCGCAGCGCGCACCGGTGCACGACGTGCCCTGCGACGTCGTCTGCACCGGGCGCTTCTACGATTTCCTGGAGAAGCGGCAGGGAAAATGGGGCATCGTCCGCCGCCAGCCGATCTACGAGAAGGACCGGATCGACCCGGTTGATCCCTCCGCGACGCTTCAGCTCGACCAGAAAGCCCTTGCCGCGCTGCCCGAAGGCTACCGCCACCTCGCCTACATGCAGGAGCTGATCGGCTACAAGGTCAAGCGCGACATGCCAGGCCTCACCGGGCCCGAGGTTGAGAAGCTCTATGCGGAGGGGCGGGAGTGGCTTGCGGGGAAGGCGAACTGA
- the htpG gene encoding molecular chaperone HtpG, which translates to MTTSDTAVHTQPFQAEVSELLHLMVHSVYSETDIFLRELVSNASDACDKLRYEAIANPALLGEGDALKIRIIPNKTAGTLAIADNGIGMERQELIDHLGTIARSGTKAFVSKLKEAKDGLGLIGQFGVGFYSAFMVADKIVVVSRRAGESDVWTWTSSGGSGFEIARASEEDAGRVQRGTEIVLHLKDDAKKYLEAYEIERIVGAYSDNILFPIELVPEGGEPRQINSASALWQRSKSELTPEDYKKSYQQIASAFDDPAMTLHYRAEGRYSYAVLLFAPSTKPFDLFEPNRKGRVKLYVRRVFITDDADLLPGYLRFIRGVVDSEDLPLNISREMLQNNPQLAQIRKAVATRVLSELESLAEKDPENFAKIWEAFGAVLKEGIYEDFERREKLLALSRFTTTSGEKRSLKDVVAGFKPNQTEIYYLVGDSIDRLKSNPRLEAATARGIEVLLLSDPVDAFWTSMPSEFDGKPLKSLSQGDLNLDLIPRVDEADEAKKDEPPADEAATIAVIKAALGERVSDVKASTRLTSSASCLVADSQGPSRELERILSQQNRGMRTKPILEINLRHPLVTAITKAQAGSKTVDDLSLLLLEQAQILDGELPEDPAAFAARLNRLVLQGLGA; encoded by the coding sequence ATGACGACGTCAGACACGGCTGTGCATACGCAGCCCTTCCAGGCCGAGGTTTCCGAGCTTCTGCACCTGATGGTGCATTCCGTCTATTCCGAGACCGATATCTTCCTGCGCGAGCTCGTCTCCAATGCCTCTGACGCCTGCGACAAGCTGCGCTATGAGGCCATCGCGAATCCGGCGCTGCTGGGCGAAGGCGACGCGCTCAAGATCCGGATCATTCCGAACAAGACGGCCGGAACGCTTGCGATCGCCGACAATGGCATTGGCATGGAGCGGCAGGAGCTGATCGACCACCTCGGCACCATCGCCCGCTCGGGCACCAAGGCCTTCGTGTCGAAGCTCAAGGAGGCCAAGGATGGTCTCGGCCTGATCGGCCAGTTCGGCGTCGGCTTCTATTCCGCCTTCATGGTAGCCGACAAGATCGTCGTGGTGAGCCGCCGCGCCGGCGAGAGCGACGTCTGGACCTGGACGTCCTCGGGCGGCTCGGGCTTCGAGATCGCGCGTGCCAGCGAGGAGGATGCGGGCCGCGTGCAGCGCGGCACCGAGATCGTCCTGCATCTCAAGGACGATGCGAAGAAATATCTCGAAGCTTACGAGATCGAACGTATCGTCGGCGCTTATTCCGACAACATCCTCTTCCCCATCGAGCTCGTGCCTGAAGGGGGCGAACCGCGTCAGATCAATTCTGCGAGCGCGCTGTGGCAGCGCTCGAAATCCGAGCTCACGCCGGAAGACTACAAGAAGTCCTATCAGCAGATCGCCTCCGCCTTCGACGATCCCGCGATGACGCTGCATTATCGCGCGGAGGGACGTTACTCCTACGCCGTGCTGCTGTTCGCGCCCTCGACGAAGCCGTTCGACCTGTTCGAACCGAACCGCAAGGGGCGCGTCAAGCTCTATGTCCGCCGCGTGTTCATCACTGACGATGCCGATCTGCTGCCGGGCTATCTCCGCTTCATCCGCGGCGTCGTCGACAGCGAGGATCTCCCGCTCAACATTTCCCGCGAGATGCTTCAGAACAATCCGCAGCTCGCGCAGATCCGCAAGGCCGTGGCGACCCGCGTGCTGTCCGAGCTCGAAAGCCTGGCGGAGAAGGATCCGGAGAACTTCGCGAAGATCTGGGAGGCCTTCGGCGCGGTGCTGAAGGAAGGTATCTACGAGGATTTCGAACGCCGAGAAAAGCTGCTCGCGCTGTCGCGTTTCACCACGACCTCGGGCGAGAAGCGCTCGCTCAAGGACGTCGTCGCCGGTTTCAAGCCGAACCAGACCGAGATCTATTATCTCGTCGGCGACAGCATCGACCGGCTGAAGTCGAACCCCCGGCTCGAGGCGGCGACTGCGCGCGGCATCGAAGTTCTGCTGCTGTCCGATCCCGTCGACGCCTTCTGGACCTCGATGCCCTCGGAATTCGACGGCAAGCCGCTGAAGTCGCTGAGCCAGGGCGATCTCAATCTCGACCTGATCCCGCGCGTCGACGAAGCCGACGAGGCGAAAAAGGACGAGCCGCCCGCCGACGAGGCCGCCACCATCGCGGTGATCAAGGCCGCGCTCGGCGAGCGCGTCAGCGACGTCAAGGCCTCGACGCGTCTTACCAGCTCCGCGTCCTGCCTCGTCGCCGACAGCCAGGGCCCGAGCCGCGAGCTCGAGCGCATCCTGTCTCAGCAGAACCGTGGCATGCGCACCAAGCCGATCCTTGAGATCAACCTGCGCCATCCGCTGGTGACGGCGATCACGAAGGCTCAGGCCGGCTCCAAGACGGTTGACGATCTCAGCCTGCTCCTGCTCGAACAGGCGCAGATCCTGGACGGCGAGCTGCCGGAGGACCCTGCGGCGTTTGCGGCAAGGTTGAACCGGCTGGTGTTGCAAGGGCTCGGCGCGTAG
- a CDS encoding DUF3551 domain-containing protein, whose product MRLPILTLTAIATLFVAADASAQTYDPRYPVCMHVYTPGSFGGGGGDYFDCSFTSLPQCRATASGRSASCDVNPYYAFDQPPPPPRRRHKNVH is encoded by the coding sequence ATGCGTTTGCCGATCCTGACCCTGACCGCAATTGCCACGCTGTTCGTGGCGGCAGATGCCAGCGCCCAGACCTACGATCCGCGTTACCCGGTGTGCATGCACGTCTATACGCCCGGTAGTTTTGGTGGGGGCGGCGGCGATTATTTCGATTGCTCCTTCACCTCGCTGCCGCAGTGCCGCGCCACGGCCTCGGGCCGCTCGGCAAGCTGCGACGTCAATCCCTACTATGCGTTCGACCAACCCCCGCCGCCGCCGCGCCGGCGCCACAAGAACGTGCACTAG
- a CDS encoding DUF3551 domain-containing protein: MHRLFGLIMTVGALLTAAPSHAQTFDPRYPVCMHVYSGANGGGGEWYDCSFTSVPQCRATASGRSASCDLNPYYPFNAPPQRLRHQRGG, from the coding sequence ATGCATCGCTTGTTCGGACTGATCATGACCGTCGGTGCCCTGCTCACGGCCGCGCCGTCGCATGCACAGACCTTCGATCCGCGCTATCCCGTCTGCATGCACGTCTATTCCGGTGCAAACGGCGGTGGCGGGGAGTGGTACGATTGCTCCTTCACCTCAGTGCCGCAGTGCCGAGCTACGGCTTCCGGCCGCTCCGCCAGCTGCGATCTCAATCCGTATTATCCGTTCAACGCACCCCCGCAGCGCTTGCGCCATCAGCGAGGCGGCTAG
- a CDS encoding SGNH/GDSL hydrolase family protein: protein MALGSSEFPVQAAPFEQPLTNFANGLRRGQVKVVAIGSSTTAGEGGIAPYPQRLLADLRSIFPKPGIDVINRGVGGEEAPKELLRFKHDVFDQKPDLVIWQVGTNAVWQSADQNPPTFDETRRAIADGVDQLLVDGGIDVILMDLQYVPAVLTPAKADKANAMVAAISEIAHAKRVNVFRRFALMKGWHDVARISFDRIVDPGDDSRLHASDWTTDKMTWQLTDAIVTAANEAPHGS, encoded by the coding sequence GTGGCTCTCGGCTCGTCTGAATTTCCCGTCCAGGCCGCGCCGTTCGAGCAGCCGCTGACCAATTTTGCCAATGGCCTGAGGCGCGGACAGGTCAAGGTGGTCGCGATCGGCTCGTCGACCACGGCGGGCGAAGGAGGCATCGCGCCCTATCCGCAACGATTGCTGGCGGACCTTCGGAGCATATTTCCGAAGCCCGGGATCGATGTCATCAACCGGGGCGTCGGCGGCGAAGAGGCTCCCAAGGAGCTTTTGCGGTTCAAGCACGACGTCTTCGACCAGAAGCCGGATCTCGTGATCTGGCAGGTCGGCACCAATGCGGTGTGGCAATCCGCCGATCAGAATCCACCGACCTTCGACGAGACCAGGAGGGCCATCGCTGACGGCGTCGATCAGCTGCTTGTGGACGGAGGGATCGACGTCATCCTAATGGACCTGCAATATGTGCCGGCGGTGCTGACGCCGGCCAAGGCCGACAAGGCGAACGCGATGGTCGCAGCGATCAGCGAGATCGCGCATGCAAAGCGGGTCAACGTCTTTCGCCGCTTCGCGCTGATGAAGGGCTGGCACGATGTTGCAAGAATTTCGTTCGACCGCATCGTCGACCCGGGCGACGACAGCAGGCTGCACGCAAGCGACTGGACCACGGACAAGATGACCTGGCAGTTGACCGACGCGATCGTCACCGCGGCCAACGAGGCGCCCCACGGCAGCTAG
- a CDS encoding long-chain-acyl-CoA synthetase yields MNGMTTGVIEQPKAARAPSASKIWLKAIELTARIETLPGRLFADVVDDWAQRQPNRIALATNDASLDYEGLSKCINRYARWARSAGVAKGVTVALIIPNGIDYVAAWLGISRVGGVVALINTKLVGQSLAHCVGVAKPAHIIVAHELAAELAGALPHLKTEAKVWTHGDARSERPIDVALDALDDRPLSPDERGDVTIDDRALLIYTSGTTGLPKAASISHRRILNWGFWFAGLTGATPQDRLYDCLPLFHSVGGIVAPCSMLAAGGSVVIAEKFSASNFWPDLVRHDCTLFQYIGELCRYLLKAPPSEYENRHRLRLVCGNGLRGDIWDDFQARFAIPRILEFYAATEGNFSLFNVEGQPGAIGRVPPLLAHRFPAGLVKLEPDNGAPLRNAEGFCIPCARGEAGEAIGRIGTADEGGGRFEGYTEASETQKKILRDVFAKGDSWFRTGDLMRLDEKGFFHFVDRIGDTFRWKGENVATSEVNDAVRDFTGVIDATTYGVGIPGTDGRAGMSAIVVNEGFAVEALPAHLAQRLPAYARPVFIRISRELDATETFKQKKGELAREGFDPGAISDPLFMLDPKTGAYVALDAETYAQINEGTIRL; encoded by the coding sequence ATGAACGGCATGACAACCGGCGTCATCGAGCAACCGAAAGCCGCGCGCGCACCTTCGGCTTCGAAAATCTGGCTGAAGGCGATCGAGCTCACCGCACGGATCGAGACGTTGCCGGGCCGGCTGTTCGCCGATGTCGTCGACGATTGGGCGCAGCGCCAGCCCAATCGCATTGCGCTGGCCACCAATGACGCGAGCCTCGATTATGAGGGGCTTTCGAAATGCATCAATCGTTATGCGCGCTGGGCACGCTCGGCCGGTGTGGCCAAGGGCGTCACTGTCGCGCTGATCATTCCGAACGGCATCGATTATGTCGCGGCCTGGCTCGGCATCAGCCGCGTCGGCGGCGTGGTCGCGCTGATCAACACCAAGCTCGTCGGGCAGTCGCTCGCGCATTGCGTCGGAGTCGCAAAGCCCGCTCACATCATTGTTGCGCATGAGCTTGCAGCGGAGCTGGCCGGCGCGTTGCCGCACTTGAAGACGGAAGCAAAGGTCTGGACCCACGGCGATGCCCGCAGCGAGCGTCCGATCGATGTCGCGCTCGACGCCCTCGATGACCGGCCGCTTTCGCCGGACGAGCGTGGCGACGTCACCATCGACGACCGGGCCCTGCTGATCTACACGTCCGGGACGACCGGCCTGCCGAAAGCCGCAAGCATCAGCCATCGCCGCATCCTCAATTGGGGCTTTTGGTTCGCCGGCCTCACCGGCGCGACGCCGCAGGATCGGCTCTACGATTGCCTGCCGCTATTCCACTCGGTTGGCGGCATCGTCGCGCCATGCAGCATGCTCGCTGCCGGCGGCTCCGTGGTGATCGCGGAAAAATTCTCGGCCTCGAATTTCTGGCCCGACCTCGTGCGTCACGACTGTACGCTGTTTCAGTATATCGGCGAGCTCTGCCGCTATCTGCTCAAGGCGCCGCCGTCGGAATACGAGAACCGGCATCGCCTCCGGCTCGTCTGCGGCAACGGCCTGCGCGGTGACATCTGGGACGATTTTCAGGCGCGTTTCGCCATTCCCCGCATCCTTGAATTCTACGCGGCGACGGAAGGCAATTTCTCGCTGTTCAATGTCGAGGGCCAGCCCGGCGCGATCGGCCGCGTTCCACCGTTGCTTGCGCATCGTTTCCCTGCAGGTCTCGTCAAGCTCGAGCCCGATAACGGCGCGCCGCTGCGCAATGCGGAGGGGTTTTGTATCCCCTGCGCGCGCGGCGAGGCCGGCGAAGCCATAGGCCGCATCGGCACTGCGGATGAGGGCGGCGGTCGCTTCGAGGGCTACACCGAGGCGAGCGAGACCCAGAAGAAGATCCTGCGCGATGTCTTTGCCAAGGGCGATTCCTGGTTCCGCACCGGCGACCTGATGCGGCTCGACGAGAAGGGCTTCTTCCACTTCGTCGACCGCATCGGCGACACCTTTCGCTGGAAGGGCGAGAACGTCGCGACTTCGGAGGTCAATGACGCCGTGCGCGATTTCACCGGCGTGATCGACGCCACCACCTACGGCGTCGGCATTCCCGGCACCGACGGCCGCGCCGGCATGAGCGCGATCGTGGTGAACGAGGGCTTCGCCGTCGAGGCGCTGCCCGCCCATCTCGCACAGCGCCTGCCGGCCTATGCTCGCCCCGTCTTCATACGCATCTCGCGCGAGCTCGACGCGACCGAGACCTTCAAGCAGAAGAAGGGCGAGCTCGCGCGCGAGGGATTTGATCCGGGCGCGATCTCCGATCCGCTGTTCATGCTGGACCCGAAGACCGGCGCCTATGTCGCGCTGGATGCGGAGACGTATGCGCAAATCAACGAGGGTACGATCCGGCTCTAG